CACTGGATCCATGATCCATCTCTCCTCCGAGCACGACGACCTCCCCTGAGCGCAGCGGCGGCGTCCCTCCCTCGCGCGGCCGCGGTGGCCGTCCCCTGAGCACGGTTACTCCCAAAGTATGGAGGCAGCGGCCCTCCCCGAGTGCGGCAAACCTCCCATGAGCGTGCGAGCGACTCAATCGAGCCCGACAACGGAGAGACCCACCCCCTCTCTCCGAGAATCAAAGGTACACACCTTGATCCAATGGGGTTGTGCAGCACGATGGTGTCCTGGCGATGGTGGCGCGCCTTTGTCTTGGTGGGATGGAGAAATCTGGCTAGCGGTTGAGCTTTGGACGACGCCTTCATATCGTCCATGTGTGGACGTCGTCGAGGCTGATTTGGACGATGTGTATATTTGCACGTCCATGTAGACATGTTATTGGACAACATTTTAAAGTCTCATCGTGCAAAACGGGTATACACGTTAGTTTAGATGTGATGTTCAAGATGCTCTTAGAGTATCTCGGCAGCCACTTTAAGTGTTTTAGGGCTGCCCTATAGTGTTTTAGGGCAGCACAACGCCGGCTGCTTTTCTAGCAGACTAAGATAGGGTAGTGCAGTGCTCCGACGGCTGCCCTATAAACTGAGGCGACACAAAAAAATTTGAACAAAATTTAATTAGATTCAAATGGTTCGAACTACATTTCACGGTTACACATTCAAATATAGAAATTAACACCTAAATTCGACTAAAGTAACACCTAAATCTAAGCCTCCCAGTCGAAgtcgtcgagatcatcgtcggtgGTGTCCCAAAAGCTCGAGCTCAGCTCCCACGAGTCGTCGTCCAACACGACGGTGGGTGGCGCAGTGCAGGGCAGCGCAGTGGACGGGCCCGCCTCATCGCCGCATGCGCGCTTCTTCTTGGACGCGTAGAAGTCCATCTCCGCCTGTAGCAGCTCGGGGTGGTCGTGGAGGAGCAGCGACATGCGGAGGCTGTCGATCTGCTCCGCGCGGCGGTTGAGGCGCTTGCGACGCGCGTGCTGGTGCGTGGCACGGACGACGACCTACAATGGCGGCGGAAGAAACTCGGCCGTCTTGCGCGTCTCCGCCGCGAAGTTCATCTCCGCGCGTCCGTCGCGTCATACGCGCGCGCGGCCAGCTCCCCCGTGTCGAAGGTTCCCACCCACCAGCGGACGCCATCGACGGAGATCTCCGCAGCGTAGCGGCTAGAGAGGCGCAACCGTACGCCGAGGAAGCCGACGGAGCGGCCAGAGGGGCGCAACCGTACGCCGAGGAAGCCGACGGAGCTCTTCGGGGCACGGCGCGGCGCAAAGTTTCTCGACGGTGGGAAGTTTCTGGGTGACGGTTGGCTCCGCGGACGTGGGATTGGAATTTGGGGCAGCCCCTTTGCTACCCTAAATATACATCACTTTGCTATAATATAGGGCAGTGTCCTAATTTTTATTTTGACCTGTGACCTATTTAGGGCAGTCGTTGGAGGTCGTTTCTCGCTGTTCCTTGCCCTATATAACAGTTTTTTTTACATCCCTACCCTATTTATGGCTGCTGTTAGAGATGTTCTTAAGTCTTTAGACATTTTTTTTTAGATAAAAGAAGGATGTGAGTTTTTCGTACGAGGTATGCTTACATTTCCGGCTGTTTTGCTAAATCGtgagggaattgtgagagactaaACAGAAGCCGGAAACTATTATTTTGTTTTCCCCAAACAAAACCAAGCTTCAAATAATTTCCCTCGAACGGAGCCGCACTACACAAAGTCTAGAAGATGGACTGACAGACCAAGGTGGCCGTGATCCGCCGGGCACCGGGTTTGAAGGTTTCAAAATATGCTGCACCCTGAGACGCGTTAGTGAGGCGTTCAATCCAGTCCAACGCAGCAACCCTGAGACAAGTTTGTTGCACGTGTAATTTGGTGCACCAAATATGTTGCGCGCGATAGCGCTTTTCAACGTGTGACAAATTTTTTTTAACGAATGTACTGTTTTACAACGTCTGTTGAAGCTGTCCGACGTCAAAAAACGAATCTTTTAACACCGAGAACATCTTTTAAACACCTGTTGAAGATGCTTTAAAAATATAAGGGGCACCGTATAACCCCGCTGCCTTTCTAGTTTATAATCAAAGTTAAAAATTAAAAACCGAGAACACACCACATTATGGGATGAAGGGAGTAGGTGGAGTACTGGCCAGGTCAATACTTTAAAAGATTGACTGGCATATCACGGTACCCTGTTGCCCAGTTGGGCGCTGGCTCGAACATGCATAGCAGGATTTATGTCACGCGGCGACGGGGGTTGGAACGATGGCTCTCACCTCTCAGCACAGTCGCGTGCTCTAGCCTGCCCACGACATTGCGCGGGCCAGCCCGACGTCGACGACACAGAGACACAGCGCATCACATGCGACGCCCATCCACTTCGTTTTCAGGGGCTCTTCTTAACTTTCGGCGGGTGTCGCGTGCCGCCTTACTACTGTCTACTGACACGACCGCGGTGGCAAAACAACGTGTCGAACCGTTTCTGCAACGGCAACGTACCAGGATCAATGGAATGGATGGTCAGCCTGACTTACGTTTAGGTGAGGTCTAAGATGGTCTATGCAAAATCGTGCCTAGACTTTCCTGGTCTACTCGGCTCTGAACCTTTGCGAATAAGACATGCGGTTCGATCACCAAACCGCATACAGTACTGAGTACTATATGTGCATTGTCTTTGGGAAGACAAAAACTATCAATGCTTAACGATTAAGCAAGTAGAGTAAtagaagaaaaatggcaaggaaaTTCACGACGGCGGGAAAAGCAACGGAAGCGGAGCGTCGGTCTGCTCTGCACCGTCGAAGAAAGAACCCACGGCAGTTCGAGTCGAGTGTTGGCGACTCATATATAGTAGTACCACCCATCACTCGCCCTCGCAAGCAGAGCACGCACTCGGCTCGACACTCCAGCTAGCAAGCAGCCAGTGCCGGCCATGGCGCCGACGTCTCCGACCTCCGCGCCGCGTCTCCTCCTCGCGCTCTCcctcagcctcctcctcctcaccagcGCCCACCAGCTGACGGcgccatcgccgcccgccggcATTTCGCCCGAGCTCGTGTCTACGCTGCGCGAGGCGCTGGACGCGATCGAGGGGGTGGCGTCCGTCGTCTCGACCTTCCCCGTCGTCGGCGGCGTCCTCGGAGGAGCCGACCGCCGGCTCTCCTCCGCCATCACCGACTGCCTCGACCTGCTCGACCTCTCCTCCGACGAGCTCTCGTGGTCCATGTCGGCCGCTTCGCCGTCGACCGCGGGCGCGGGGGCCGCCGGCCGCGTCGGCACGGGCGACGCGCACGCCGACCTCCGGGCGTGGCTCAGCGGCGCGCTCGGCAACCAGGACACGTGCAAGGACGGCCTCGACGACACCGACTCCGTGCTCGGCTCGCTCGTGTCCACGGGCCTCCAGGCCGTCACGTCCCTGCTGGGCGACGGCCTCGGCCAGGTCGCCGCCGCCGGCGAGGAAGCCGCGTCGTCCGCGCGCACCAGTGGTCACCGGGGCCGCGGCCTCGGCGAGGGGGCTCTGCACCCGCACTGGCTGGGCGCGAGGGAGCGGCGGCTGCTGCAGATGCCGGTGGGTCCGGGTGGAATGCCGGTGGACGCGGTGGTGGCGCAGGACGGGAGCGGCAACCACACGACGGTGCAGGCGGCCGTGGACGCGGCGCCGTCGGAGCGCGAGGGCGGGCGGTACGTGATCTACGTGAAGCGGGGCGTGTACAGGGAGACggtggaggtgaagaagaagaagtggaacgtGATGATGGTGGGCGACGGCATGGGCGCCACCGTCATCTCCGGCCGCCTGAACTACGTCGACGGCTACTCCACCTTCCGCACCGCCACCGTCGGTAAGCGCTCTGCTCCATCCAGTCGGTCAAAGGTCAAATCGTAGCATGCACCATGCACTCGATGGCATATCGCTCCCCCACACACCAGCCTATCTCTGCCATGCCATTGCTTTGCTAAGCTTGTAGTAGTACTACAGTCGATCACCTGAGATCTTAGCTCGTGACCACCCCCACGAGATGCATGTAGCTGGACTGGAGTAGCACGGTCAATGTGTCATCGATTGTACTGTCTGCGGCATACGATTCCGTTGCCGTGCACTCTGATGCATCAGTACATCGGGAGATGTTTTTTTGGCCGGAAATTCCTTCTTGCAGTGATCGATCGCGGTAGCAACTCTTTTCGGACGAGCAACATGCATCTTTGGGTGTCAGAGACGCGTACATGTCACTGTGtagtttttttttggtttttctttctccggTGCATATTGTTACCTGCCGCTACCTTGTGGTGCATGTGGTACATGCACTGGACTCCAGCTACCCACCCAGCGCCCAGTACACTGTTCCTCTAATCTTAGCCGTGGTGTGACAGTGTGCTCATTCAAGTCCTGACTCCTCTTCCTCACTGACACCTTCCCCGATCGACCACGCGCCTAGCTTGAATACAGAACATGCAGCATGCATTAATAGAGCTAGGGGGCAGTTGCCCTTGCGATGCAGCGACGAATTCAATGGACGATATCACCACATGTTGCACAGGTTGGACGGTTGGCCTTGGTTGGTTGGCTCAACAAGTCAAAATACACGGCCCCTTGCCGAGCTCTCTACGCGTAGCACACTGTTGTCCGTGAGACAGCAGGTCCTGCTAGTCACCATGCGGCGCGGTGCACggcatgaaaccttctcttttgcGACCATAGGTTGTATCGTGGCACTTCTAGCTAGGAGGACTAGTGGCGCCGCACCGTGCTGATATACTTTTCCTGAGGGCCAAGCTGCCAAGCCACGAGACCTCGCATCGTACCTTATGTAGACTGTGGTCGAACATGGGATGCAGGGCCGGGAGGGGAGGACGGTCGTTTTCTCATTTTGCTTGCCGTCGGTCACACACTGTACCGGGGGAGAGATCACCGACAGATACTGCAGCAGTGATCCGGCTGGTGATAGCCGATCTTTTGCTTCTAGTCCGGGCGTCTGTCATCTTCACGGGCCTCTTTGATCGACGTAGCCGTACGTTCGTAAAGCTTCAGTTCAGTTCCATGCATGGCTTTATCGATCAGCAACTGATCGATCCATGATGTGTGCCAAACTCTGGTCGGTCTGACGAGCACGTTATACTACTAGTACTAGCTACTGATTGTGGCTTGACCGACTTGGTTGAACGTCATTGTCCGGATCCAAATCATGCATGCTTCTGACCTCATCGCCCAATAATTACTGATTGAATCATGAttaacacttgatatatgtttctgTGGCTGACGTGGTgtcgtgcatgcatgcattgcaGCTGTGGTGGGCAAGGGGTTCATCGCGAGGGACATGACGTTCGAGAACACGGCGGGGCCGGCCAAGCACCAGGCGGTGGCGCTGCGTTGCGACTCAGACCTCTCCGTCTTCTACCGGTGCGCCTTCGAGGGGCACCAGGACACGCTGTACGCGCACTCGCTCCGCCAGTTCTACCGCGACTGCCGCGTCGCCGGCACCGTCGACTTCGTCTTCGGCAACGCCGCCGCCGTGTTCCAGAACTGCCTCCTCCTCGCCCGCGCCCCGCTGCCCGGCCAGAAGAACTCCGTCACGGCCCAGGGCCGCTTCAACGCCTCCATGAACTCCGGCTTCGCCTTCCAGTTCTGCAACGTCTCCGCGCATGACGACCTCCTTCGACAAGCCAACGGGGCCAACAAGACCACGGCGGCCACGCAGACCTTCCTGGGGCGGCCGTGGAAGGCGTACTCGCGGGTGGTGTTCATGCAGTCGTACATCGGCGCCGTGGTGCGGCCGGAGGGGTGGCTCGCGTGGGACGCCAACCAGTCCACGCTCGCCACGCTCTACTACGGGGAGTACATGAACACCGGGCCAGGCGCCGCCGGCGTCGGCGGCAGGGTGAGATGGCCGGGATACCACCTGGCGATGAGCCCCGCGGAGGCCAGCAACTTCACCGTCGCGCAGTTCATCGAGGGCAACATGTGGCTGCCGACCACGGGCGTCCGGTTCACGTCCGGGCTGCTCGCGTCTTGATCGATCATCTCGCGAGTAGTCGCTTACTCGTCACATACGAGTAGTAGAGTACTTAACTTGGGGATGGTTGTGGTTCTTGAATGGGACAGATTAAGGTCTGTGTATGAATGAAGTGGTGGGGACTTTCTTTGGTTGGTATGTACTTTGTTTTCTTGATCTCTGACAGTGCCATGCATCCGGAGCGCATACGACATCTGCGAGTTAGGTAGTGAAAAAGTTGCATTCAAATCGTGTACGTGCTATCTTAAGAATGCCACTCTGAGATCAGAGCAAAGGAAATAAGAAAAAAGAACTTGCATTCTCTTAGTTAAAAGATGATCGCTTAACATCACCATGTCAGTAGGATGATGCCTCTTTGAATTTATTTTAGATTTTCCGACGATATCCGTTATATGAAAGGATACGCTTCTTGTCGACGACAAGACACGTGTAATAACTTCGTCGATCTTAATATGTGAACCGGTTCGGTATCTCAAAAATGTTTATAGAAATAAGGTGTGTGTACGTGCATTCATAGAGTTATATATGTGCATGTACATAGGCATCTACGATTGTACTCTATAAAAATATAACAACACTATGTCTCAATAGTCACTATACATTTTCAGAAATGTCTAGTTATTAAAGATAAGATTAAGAAATAACCATTGTACATCATAATTTTAGTGTCTTCTCTAGTTTACGTGACACGCTTAAGATAAAGCAGTCACCGGCGGTGATGTTGAGGAGGGCTCAATATAGAAGACCTACATAAAGTGCTATTGTTCATATTCAAAATACAAAGGAATAGATAGTCTTGGGGGAGGGCCGGGCCCCTGGGTGGCGACCATTGAAGACGGTCTTATGAACCACTATGctctttttaaaaataaaaaaagtttgTAAAAAATCTGCTGCGCACGGGCATATCACACCCTCTCAAGGGTttggggcgcgccatggaaaactacATGCCAATATCTCGCGCGTTTTCATACATCCTATTGGTATTCGTCATCATCAACCGGTTCTTCTTAGTAGAAGCCGACAATTCTTTGTGTCGACCTTGTGCCTGTGCTCACGCCCATATCTCGATACGATATCAAATTTCCCTTTTTGATTCCTTCTCCTCCAAGTCCATGACCTGCACTACCAAGTCTTCTgttttgatcaactcatcaattTTCTCTCTCATTGATGTATCTTCTCCTTCTATTGTGAGCATGTCCTTTGTCATACTCATTATATACCGGGTTGTCCCTTGCTCGACCCGGGAGTAGGACTCATGCGCCTCCTCTCACCCTTGTCATCACCATCTTCAACCTCCCAAGAAGGCAAAGTGATTGACCACAGTTTCTTTGGTGGAGCCTCATCATTCCTTGTCTTCTGCTTCTCGTTGTGCTCAAGCAAGTTTCAAGAATGCCGAAACACAAAATTCTTGCCCTTTACTTTGTCATTTGCTTGTACCTCTTTTGAGTGATCCCATCCTACAACATATAGTTGGAAGCTTAGCATGTGTATTCAAATACGCACATGGCCCGGTCAATATTTTCAATGTTCCTAGACATGACACACACACATATTCATCATTGTGGCACCACTAGGAGGCATGTGCTTCACTTGATCCAAACAACTTGTTCATTGGTTGCAAGCCCAAAAAATGACGTTCCGAGGATTTGTGAGGGACTTTAGTTAGTGTTGGAGCGTTCTATTCACAAATTTGTTGTAGTTTCCTCGACGTGTTTCAAAAACATTGTATAGTTTCATCATTTCCGGTGACCATATGTTGAATATGATGCTCTCCAATTCCAGGACCAAGGTATATCTTCATCACTCATGtagtttgcttgccttgatctCTTTTTGGTTTTTGAGAAGTATCAAATGGGTCCATGTCTCTCGCGCACGCGCAcgcacacgcacgcacgcacacacacacacacactccccCTTCCTCCCTCATCATATCCCTCGAAAGGCGAAAGAGATAACTCAAGCGATATGGCCCGATTAAGATCAGCGGACTCCTCAAACCCAACTAAATCTTCGATCATGCTCATGTAAGTGGACACTGTCCTACTATCAAAAATAAAAGACACATCACTGCATCTGATGCACATCAGGATCCACATTCTCAAAAACCGACTGAACAAATCAAACTACACAAGGGGcaagtttttttaacttattgACATTGCATCGAACACCTAGTGGCATTTCAGGTTGATCAATATCATGGGCGTTGTCCGGTGGACCTAAGGGGCATTGGGAGGACCGACATCAGACGGAGGTGCGAATGAAGCAGACATAGAGGCCGTCACGACCAACGCCTCCTTCATGTTctcatttttcatatttttcatgGGCAATGGGTGGTGTCACCCTTGCATGTCAACACCTAGGGCAACCTAGATGACAGAGTAGGCGTTGGCGTTGGGTCAATGAGAGCTACAGGGCCACTGCTCAACGTTATGCCTGCATCGTCACTACCCCAAGCCAAGCAGGTGTTTCCCTAGGTGGCAAGACTGCATGTGCGGAGATGGCTACAAGTGTGAGGAGCTTGTATATGCAAGGGAAGGGGTGGCACTATTCATGACGAGGTTCATGGCGTCGTTGGGAGGGCAGCTTTGGTGAATATGATAGAGTGGATTTTTCGCCCCTTAAttagttgttgtgttgttgtttatgAGAAAGGATTGACACTTTTAGAGAATATGCGGTAGAGTATGTCAAGACACTTTCACCCAAAACGAGAGACGGTAGACCAATATGCTATTGGTTCATTGAAAATATCCTCATAAATACCTTATATAGTCTAGATTGTTCTCTTTGCTAATACCTAATTATAAACTTGAAATAATTAATAAGATACTTCGTTATCATGCACTTTAGAGGTCTCTGCCAATGTAGTTAAGATACACACACCACATATACATTTAATTAATGCTAGTGTCAcacaataaataaaaaagacaagcggAATTTCATCTCGCATTTAAGAAAAAATGATTTAAACAAATTTTAAAGTCACCATGCATTTAAAATAATAACGAATGTAACATTTTAACTCCATATAATATTTAAAACAATGTATTAGATCTTCTTATGATTTGGCAAATTGGCTTGCAAAGGTGTAAAAGTTTAGCATAAATTGGACGATCATTTTTTCCATGCAATATATCACCGTCAATCCATATCAAAACTATGAGGCCCCGATTGGAATGTTGTTTTTCTACCACCCATGTAATGTTTTACACTTGTATATTACTCATCTCTCGCAAATTCCGGTTGTAAAAAATTCTGGCTGTAGCATGCGCTTGGCTCGGTTGTAATACAGTGTAATATTCAAACGGATCCCAAGCCATGGACGAGGAACTCGAGGACTAATCCACGGCATGTGCGACCGAACTGCAGCGTAGCTGCATTTTTCTTCTTCCCCGTCCATCCGTTGGACGCGTCATGGAGTTGCTGCCTCTCTACTTGATGCAGCCACACTCCCTAGAGTGCGAGCACCACCGCCACCGCTACACCCACCAGGCGTCCATGCACCCATCTCCATTGCTCGTGGCAAGCTCTAAAATGCCAAGCGCGGCCTGCAAAGCTCCGGCCGACTGATAATCTGCGGAAAAGGTGCCAAGCAAGAGCATTCGTGACCATGCCCTGCGACGACATGTGCGGCCACGCCTTGTCGTGCCCCGGCGGCGCCGCCTGCACGCAGGCACCGTGACACCCAACCTCCCTGCAGCTTGTAGTAGCTTGCTTGCTCGAGGGGTCGTCGCTAAATCTAACATGTGTTCATGTGGGCAGGTGCGCCGGGAAGAAGCAGAGCGACGACGGTGgggcgtgttggaaatatgccctagaggcaataataaagtagttattattatatttccttgttcatgataattgtctattgttcatgctataattgtattaaccggaaacaataatacatgtgtgaatatatagatcataatatgtccctagtaagcctctagttggctagctcgttggtcaacagatgatcatggtttcctgatcatggacattggatgtcgttgataacgggatcatatcattaggagaatgatgtgatggacaagacccaatcctaagcatagcactagatcgtgttgttcgtctgctaaagcttttctaatgtcaagtatcatttccttggaccgtgagattgtgcaactcccggatatcgtagaagtgctttgggtgtatcaaacgtcacaacgtaactgggtgactataaagatgcactacgggtatctccgaaagtgtctgttgagttggtacgaatcgagaccgagatttgtcactccgtgtgacggagaggtatctctgggcccactcgatagaacatcatcataatgagctcaatgtgactaaggagttagtcacgggatgatgtgctacaaaacgagtaaagagacgtgtcggtaaagagattgaacaaggtatagggatatcgacgatcgaatctcgggcaagtatcataccgatagacaaagggaattgcatacgggattgattg
This genomic stretch from Hordeum vulgare subsp. vulgare chromosome 6H, MorexV3_pseudomolecules_assembly, whole genome shotgun sequence harbors:
- the LOC123401920 gene encoding pectinesterase/pectinesterase inhibitor PPE8B-like — its product is MAPTSPTSAPRLLLALSLSLLLLTSAHQLTAPSPPAGISPELVSTLREALDAIEGVASVVSTFPVVGGVLGGADRRLSSAITDCLDLLDLSSDELSWSMSAASPSTAGAGAAGRVGTGDAHADLRAWLSGALGNQDTCKDGLDDTDSVLGSLVSTGLQAVTSLLGDGLGQVAAAGEEAASSARTSGHRGRGLGEGALHPHWLGARERRLLQMPVGPGGMPVDAVVAQDGSGNHTTVQAAVDAAPSEREGGRYVIYVKRGVYRETVEVKKKKWNVMMVGDGMGATVISGRLNYVDGYSTFRTATVAVVGKGFIARDMTFENTAGPAKHQAVALRCDSDLSVFYRCAFEGHQDTLYAHSLRQFYRDCRVAGTVDFVFGNAAAVFQNCLLLARAPLPGQKNSVTAQGRFNASMNSGFAFQFCNVSAHDDLLRQANGANKTTAATQTFLGRPWKAYSRVVFMQSYIGAVVRPEGWLAWDANQSTLATLYYGEYMNTGPGAAGVGGRVRWPGYHLAMSPAEASNFTVAQFIEGNMWLPTTGVRFTSGLLAS